TCGTCCGGACATCCCCGTGATCGTGATGACTGCATTCGGAACACTGGAAACCGCCGTCTCTGCAATCCGGTCGGGTGCTTACGACTTTATCACCAAGCCCATCGAAATGGACTTGTTGGCGATCACACTCAATCGCGCCATCGCACATCGACGACTGACCGAACAAGTGCGACTGCTGGAGGCCGCGTCGGGCGATATCAAATCGTTTGGCGAAGTGCTTGGCCAAAGCGATCCGATGTTGAAGCTATACGACCAACTGCAACAAGTCGCACAGTCCGATGCTGCCGTCCTGATCACGGGGGAAAGTGGAACCGGAAAAGAACTCGTCGCCCGCTCCATTCACGCCAATAGCCGTCGAGCCAAAGAGCCGTTCGTCGCAGTCAACTGCGCTGCGCTGTCCGAACATTTGTTGGAAAGTGAACTGTTTGGACACGTCAAAGGAGCATTCACGGACGCGAGAGGAGAGCGACGCGGTCTGTTTCTGGAAGCCAACGGAGGCACGCTGCTGCTGGACGAGATGGGTGAAATGCCGGTCTCGATGCAAGTCAAGTTATTGCGAGCCCTTGAAGAACGCAAAGTGCGACCCGTGGGCAGTGACAAAGAGTCTGAATTTGACGTACGTGTTTTAACGGCCACCAACCGTGACCTCGAATCCGCTGTCGCCGAAAACCGCTTTCGTGAAGACCTTTACTACCGTATCAATGTGATCGGGCTCGAGCTACCACCACTCCGCTCGCGCGGTACCGATATCCTGCGACTCGCCAAGCACTTCCTCCACCGTTTCGCCAACAGCGAAGGCAAACCCCTGGAAGGTTTCGCCGATGGCGTCGGGGAAAAACTAATGAGCTATTCGTGGCCCGGAAACGTACGCGAACTGCGCAACGTCATCGAACGAGCGGTCGCGCTCACACGCCACAACAAAATCACGGCCGAAGACCTGCCCGAGAAAATTAGAAATTTCAAAGGCGGCACCGTCTTCATCGGCGGTCTCGACCCAACCGAACTGGTGTCGATGGAAGAAATCGAAAAACGCTACATCGCCCACGTCGTCGAAGCCGTCGGCGGCAACCAAACCCAAGCCGCTCGCATCCTTGGACTTGATCGCAAAACCATCTACCGCAAATTGAAAGACTAGCTCCGCTTTGTGACTCCGCCTCGCTATCGCTTCGCGAAGAGTAACAAGGATGGACGAGAACGAGAAGAAGCATGACCCGAGGAGCCGAAGCGAGTCGAAGGACTTGCGAGTGTAGTGCCAACGGTGGCTCAAAACACTTTGCGGTAAGGCATTCGCATTCCGTTCACTTTGACCCCATGGGTGATGCCTGAGACAGTAGCAACGGAAGCACTGAGGGGTACTGATAAGGTCCCAAGTAGCGGTGGTTCCGATACACTCCCCGCGTTGCTCGGACAAGAATACGGCGTCGACAAACCTGAGCATGTTTGGTTTCTTGCCGACGATGAGCTTGTTCACTTTGAGGGCGAGACCTATGCCATCGTGAAGCAATGGGGGCGACGAACCGAAAAGGCTTTGAAATCCCTGATCGAGACATTCAAGCCGACTGACATCTCCTATGAAGTTGAAAACTAGTTTTGTCCATCTCAACGACCATCAAGTCCATCCAAGACATCATGCGTAAGGACGCGGGCACCTATGGGGATGCCCAGCGGATCGAGCAGCTTGCTTGGATGTTCTTCCTGAAAATCCTTGACGATCGAGAGACCGAAGAGGAGTTGCTTGACGATGAGTTCAAGTCGCCGCTGCCGCAGAAGTATCGATGGCGAAACTGGGCTGCCAATGACGAAGGCATGACCGGCGACACGCTGTTGGATTATGTGAACAACGAGCTGCTTCCAAGACTCAAGTCGTTGCCGATCTCTGCCAAGAACCCTCGCAGCGTTGTGATTCGCGCGGCATTCGACGATGCCAACCAGTACATGAAGAACGGCACGTTGATGCGGCAGGTCGTCAACAAGATCAACGAGATTGATTTCAATAATAGTAAAGACCGGCACCTGTTCGGCGATGTCTACGAACAAATCCTCAAAGACCTGCAATCCGCGGGCAACGCGGGCGAGTTCTACACGCCACGAGCGGTCACCCAGTTCATGGTCCAGCAGACCGCGCCGCAGCTCGGCGAGCGAATCCCTTGACCCCGCCTGCGGCACCGGCGGCTTCCTGACCGCCGTCATCGACTATATCCGCGAAGAAACCGGCCAAGTCAAAAAGCCCGCCCACGAAGACACGCTTCAGGAGAGCATTCACGGCGTCGAGAAAAAGCACCTACCGCACATCCTCTGCACCACCAACCTGCTGCTGCATGGCATCGACGTTCCGTCACAGATCCGCCACGACAATACGCTCAGCAGACCGCTTCGCGACTACGGTCCGAAAGATCGCGTCGACGTCATCGTCACCAACCCACCGTTCGGCGGCATGGAAGAGGACGGCATCGAGCTGAACTTCCCCAAAGCGTTTCAAACTCGCGAAACCGCCGACCTGTTCCTCGTCCTCATTACCCATTTGCTCAAGGACGGCGGGCGCGGAGCCATCGTGCTGCCCGACGGCACGCTGTTCAGCGAAGGCGTGAAAACGCGGATCAAAGAAAAGCTAATGGACGAGTGCAACCTGCACACCATCGTCCGTCTGCCCAACGGAGTCTTCGCTCCGTACACGGGCATCAAGACCAACCTGCTGTTCTTCACCAAGGGCACGCCCACCAAAGACATCTGGTTCTACGAGCATCCGTATCCGCACGGTGCAAAGAGCTACAACAAAACCAAACCGATCGCGGTCAGCGAGTTTGACGCGGAAAAAAAGTGGTGGGGCAAGCCCGACACGCGTGGTGGATTCAAGGGACGCAAAGAAAGTGAGCTGGCATGGAAAGTCACAGCCGCCGAGATTATTGAGAATGGCTACAACCTCGACATCAAAAACCCACACAACTCCGACACTGGCCCCGGCGATCCCGACGACCTGCTTGCCGAACTGGAGTCGATCCGCACCGCCAGCCGCGAGACGCTCGACCAACTGAAGAGCGAACTGGCTACGGCTTTGGCTAGCCAAACCTGACCGCTATTTCAAAATACAGCAAAAAGTTAAAATAAACCCGGGCGTTCGAGGCGGATATTTCAGGCGCCTGAAATAACGTCATGACCGCAATCAAAATGCAGCAAGCGTAAACATCATGAGAGCCGGCAGTTACGTCAAACAGCCAACGAATTACCGAGCTTTTATCCCCGCTCACCTGCCCCCCAATCCAGCCATCATCCTGGATGCCGAGCTTTTAAAACTGCTTTCGGATGCTGATCGAGCACTGGGCCGTCTGGATGGGGTTGCCACTGTGCTGCCCAATCCAGACCTGTTTGTCGCGATGTTTGTTCGCCAGGAAGCGGTACTCAGTTCGCAAATCGAAGGAACACAAAGCACGTTGCAGGACATCCTTGCCTACGAAGCCGACGCGGAACAAACCACACAGCCGGGGGACGTCGAAGAGGTCGTCAACTATGTCGCCGCCATGAATCATGGCCTACGACGACTACCCGGGACAATCCGCTAACCAACGACACTCGCGCATAAAAAAAGCCAGCAGATATAGGGACCTCCCGAAGGTGTCCACACGGCATGGAGCCGATTTTTGTCTGCCAGCTCTCGTAAGTATACGATCCCAAAATGGCGAACGCAAGTTTGACGCAAATAGCCGCTCCAAGAAGAGTGCACCTGACGGTTTGCGATTGGCATGGTCTTTGGTCGGGAAACAGATCAGAATCCTGGTTGTCGTGTTGAACGTCGGTAAACCAGGAGGGCTAGGATGGCGGCAGGTATCAGCGATACGATCGCGGCGGCCCGAAGCCGGAGTCCGGTAGTTTCTGGAAAGAAAGTCGCATGGCGATTCTGCTGTCGATGAAAACGAAGTCGCACCAGGAGGACCCCAACGCGGAGTTACCCGACTTCCTGCAGGACGTTTGCATCGCCAAAAAGCACGCTCAAATGGGCAGCGTTGCTGGTCAGAACCCGTCAGGCCCGCGTGCCGATGCCCCCGAGGAGCCTCCCTGGCAGCGGCCTGAACTGCTCAGCAAAGAGGTCGTCGCGAGTGGTAAAACTTGGAAGGAGTTTGGGCCGATGGTGGCCAGTTCGGCTTGGTACGCGGGCTTCTTCAAGGCGACCGAAAAGGTCTTCGTTTCCGATGGTTCCTCGGCGATCGAAGAGATGCAACTGAAGTGGTTCGGCAACTTCACCAGCGTGTTGGATATCATGCACGCGCTGTCTTACAGCTTGGCTGCTGCCCGGGCAATCTACCGTGACCAGACGGAATCGTGGGACTGCTACCGTCGTTTTGCCAAGTTGATTTGGCAGGGCAAGGTTGACGCCGTGATTGCGGAACTGGCTGAGCACCAAAAGACCCTTGGTGATCCACCTGCCGATGTGAGCGATACGGATGTGCGGGAGATCGTTCGCCGATCGCGGGTCTACGTATGCAATCATCGCAGTCGGATGAACTACCCGGAGTACCGCCGACGTGGCTATCCGCTCACCAGCTCGATCATGGAATCGACGGTCAAACAGGTCAACCGCCGAATCAAGGGAAGCGAAAAATTCTGGTCCAACGCCGGTGGAGAAGCTGTTCTAGGTCTGCGAGCGGCCTACATTAGCGACAGTAAGCCAATGGAAAACTATTGGAAACACACCCAGAAAAATGCAAACGGCTGCCGGGCCTACCTCGCCGCATGAGATTGCAAACTGTCAGGTGCACTCGGATTACCGGCCATGTGTCGCTCGCCCGGATCGAGTAGTCGAGTGAGCGACCGATGGCTGATGTCGATGCCGAGCAGCGTCTGCTTTTGTGGAAGACGTCGGAGCGGAGACACGCGAGAAGCGAAAATCTCTCAAAATCCAACCCGCAAATTCAGCGGAAGAGCCCTTCTTTTCCATCCGCTTAGCTTTGACGTGTTAGCAATGCCAGAGCCGCATTCATTACATTCCTAGCTCGGTCAGTCCCGGGTGATCAGCTGGCCGCGGACCTGGGGCATCCCAGAAGAATTTTCGATCGGTTTCATTGATCTCAATATCATTGATGCTGGCTTGTCGCTGTTCCATTAGGCCTTCGGGATTAAATTGCCAATTCTCATTCCCATATGCTCGGAACCACGCGTCAAATTCGTTGCGGTATTCGTATTGAAATCGGACTGCGATGCGATTGTCACCAAACGCCCAGAGTTCCTTGACCAATCGGTATTCAAGTTCTTGGCTCCACTTTATGGTCAAAAACTCACACACCGCATCGCGCCCTGAGAAAATTGCGGATCGGTTTCGCCATTGGGTGTCGACCGAATACGCCATCGAGACTTTCTCGGCGTTGCGCGTATTCCACGCGTCTTCTGCCATACGGATCTTTGCAATCGCAGTTTCTTGATTGAAAGGTGGAACTATGGACATCGTCGCCTTCTAAAAAAATGAGAATGGAAGGTGCAGGGGAATGCTAGCAGTAGTGCCCTAAAATAATTCCCTCGGCGATCACGTTTAGCTTCTTGTTCTCGTCCATCGCCATTTTCCGCATCGTCCGATACGCCTCGGACTCGGAAAGCGAGTGCTTTTCCATCAACAACGACTTTGCTCGGTCCAGTCGCTTTTGAGTTCCAAGTTCTTTTCGATACGCGTCGGCTTCGGCGCGGACACGCCGGTAAGCATTGAACGTTGCCATGGCGAGCGCGATCGCTGGCTTTACCGTGTTCAAGTCAACGCTGTCGACCATGTAAGCACAAACGCCAGAATCGACTGCTGCATGCACCGTTTGTGCGTCTTGATCGTGAGCAAACATCAAGACCGGCGTCGGCCGCTGCTCACGAATGGCACGAAGCTGTTCCAAGGTGTCGCGGTTCGGGCTATCCAGTTCAATCAGGACAACATCCGGTGCTATACGATCAACCAACGAAAACACGTCGCTTAGTCCTGAAGTTGCAAACACATTCACGTAGCCACTGTCCCGGAGTATTTTCTCCAGGATGTCGCGACGCGGCGTTGATTGGTCGACCAGCATCAACTTAAGCGACGACGTCGACTTCATTGATGCGAACGAAGTGTCGGAATCGATGGCGTTCAAGCGATTGACCTAAAACTTTTTGTAGGGCAAGAACTTTCCGCTGAATGTGATTTTCACGCGATCACCTTTGGGGTCCGGTTCGCGATCAACGTCAATCGAAAAGTCGATCGCACTCATGATACCATCTCCAAATTCTTCTTGAGCGACACCTTTCATTGCCATCCCGTAAACCTGCATGATTTCGTAAAAGCGATAGATGAAAGGATCACTTGGGATCGTTTGCTCTAAGCATCCGCGATACGGATACGCTTGCAAAACCTTGCATTCCATTTCGGTCAGCTCAAGAACTTCCGACACGGCTGCACAGTCTTCTGCTGAGAGCGAGCATTGGCCAGTGAGAGCGGCGGCTACCCACACTGGGTTTTGACCGACCTTGGCTGCCAAGTCATTCCAAGTGAGTCCTTTGGCAATTTTGATCGACTCAATTTTGGTGACGATGGTTTCAAGCGACGGTACGGTTTCTGTCATCGTGGTCATTTTCATGCTCTCGTTGAGGAAAGAGAATAGTGAAATGCGCGTGCGAGCCAGCCACACGCTTCAAAAAGGTAAACGCATCTCTAGGAATCAACGTGTCCTTGGATCGCTGATGTTGGGTAAGCCTCCATGGCGTGGGCCGTGTCGTCCAAAGCCGTTGGACGACGGTTGTGATCGATTAGGAATCGCAAGATGCGAGCACGAAGCTTCATGTAGTCATCGGATTCGATCAACAACTCACGTGTTCGCGGTCGAGGAATATCGACATCAATGATTTCTGCGATTCTCGCGTTGGGTCCATTGGTCATCAATGCGATGCGGTCACTCAGAAGGATCGCTTCATCTACGTCGTGAGTTACCATGCAAACGGTGGCGCCAGCCTTATCCCACATACGAACAAGTTCGTCCTGGATCGAACCGCGGGTGAGCGCGTCGATTTGAGCGAACGGTTCGTCCAACATCAGGGCTTTCGGCTGGACCGCAAAGGCTCGTGCCAAGCCGACACGCTGACGCATTCCGCCTGAAAGGTGCGCGGGCATCTTCTTGCCGATGTCACCGAGGCCCATCAACTGCAAATACCGGTTCGTGTGTGCGATCACATTCGCTTTGGACCAGGACGGAAAAGCCGACTGAACTGCCACGCGAACATTCTCGAACGCCGACAGCCAGGGCATCAGGGCGAAAGACTGGAATACCACCATTCGGTCGAGGCCCGGGCCCTTGATTGGCTTATTGTCCACGAGCACTTCGCCGGTGGTTGCGGAATCAAATCCCGCTAGAATGTTCAGCAAAGTGCTTTTGCCACAGCCACTGTGACCGATGATTGAAACGAATTCACCGTTTGCAATTTCAATCGAGACATCTTCGAATACGCAGACTTCGCCCTCGCCGGTCAGCGACGGGAAAACCTTCGATGCCGAGCGGACCGACAGTTGTCCTTGGCTCGATTGGTCGGACCCTGAGTCGTTTACACGAACTTCGTTCGCTTTTTCTTCGGGGGGAGTTTTAAGTTGCATAGCTGGCCGCCTTTGACAGTTTCGATAAGAGTAAATCCATCAAGAATCCGACGACTCCCATGACGAGGATCGCAAACAGCACTCCGGCGATGTCCAGGTTGTTCCATTCCATCCATGACAAGTAGCCAACCCCCAATTCGCCAAGGAGCATTTCTGCAGGAACAACCGCAACGAGCGCGGATCCGAAGCTGATTCGCAGGCCTGCGACGATGGCGGGAGCAGCAGCGGGCAAGATCACGGTGAACAGACGCCGGAACCATCCGAATTCCAGCATCTTCGATACTCGCAGATAGTCCTTGTCAATCGACGCCAAACCGAAAGCCGTATTGGCCACCGTCGGCCAGAGGGATGCCATGAACACAACGAGTACCGCTGTGATCGTGGGCTTCTGGACGGTGTAGAGCAGCAACGGCATCCACGCCAATGGCGAGATCGGCTTTAGTACCTGCAAAAATGGATTGACGGCCGCAAAGATCACGGGGTTAAGCCCAATGATCACGCCGACGATGATCGCCACGAAACTTGCCAGCAAGAATCCAATACTAAATCTCGCAACGGTGTACATGATCAGGTGCCCAATCCCATGATCGTTCGTTCCATTCTTGTGAAACGGATGCGAAAGTTCCTCAACAACTTTTGCACCAACAGCAAGTGGACCTGGTAGTCCCGTCATCTTGTCCGCATTAAAGATGTAGTCGCCCGCCTCATTGCGAACGATGTCACCGTTGAATTCCATCAGCATCAATTCGTCATCGGTTTTCCCGGCCGGATCAAATGCGGGTTTCGAAACTGCGTACTGCCAACCGATTAGCAAGGTGGCCAGAATAAGGAAGCTCAGAAATTTCGCTTGCCACCACTTGGGGTCACGGGGCAGACGCCATGTTTTGGGATTGGATATCATCGATTTGCGTTTCAAAAGAGAGGTCGAAGTCGTGGTGGCTTCCTGCGGGGCTGAAAGCCACCACGCGATCGAGTTGACATCGTTTGTTTAGATGTTGTTGATTGGGAAGCTCGCCAGGTACTCTTCTG
The sequence above is a segment of the Rubripirellula tenax genome. Coding sequences within it:
- a CDS encoding sigma-54-dependent transcriptional regulator, whose protein sequence is MNEENAPPRVLIVDDEKSMCELIETDLRLRDIHSHWCQSASDAIKAMQEQDFDVVLTDVRMPGTTGLQLCQQLTQLRPDIPVIVMTAFGTLETAVSAIRSGAYDFITKPIEMDLLAITLNRAIAHRRLTEQVRLLEAASGDIKSFGEVLGQSDPMLKLYDQLQQVAQSDAAVLITGESGTGKELVARSIHANSRRAKEPFVAVNCAALSEHLLESELFGHVKGAFTDARGERRGLFLEANGGTLLLDEMGEMPVSMQVKLLRALEERKVRPVGSDKESEFDVRVLTATNRDLESAVAENRFREDLYYRINVIGLELPPLRSRGTDILRLAKHFLHRFANSEGKPLEGFADGVGEKLMSYSWPGNVRELRNVIERAVALTRHNKITAEDLPEKIRNFKGGTVFIGGLDPTELVSMEEIEKRYIAHVVEAVGGNQTQAARILGLDRKTIYRKLKD
- a CDS encoding type I restriction-modification system subunit M N-terminal domain-containing protein produces the protein MSISTTIKSIQDIMRKDAGTYGDAQRIEQLAWMFFLKILDDRETEEELLDDEFKSPLPQKYRWRNWAANDEGMTGDTLLDYVNNELLPRLKSLPISAKNPRSVVIRAAFDDANQYMKNGTLMRQVVNKINEIDFNNSKDRHLFGDVYEQILKDLQSAGNAGEFYTPRAVTQFMVQQTAPQLGERIP
- a CDS encoding SAM-dependent methyltransferase, producing the protein MREETGQVKKPAHEDTLQESIHGVEKKHLPHILCTTNLLLHGIDVPSQIRHDNTLSRPLRDYGPKDRVDVIVTNPPFGGMEEDGIELNFPKAFQTRETADLFLVLITHLLKDGGRGAIVLPDGTLFSEGVKTRIKEKLMDECNLHTIVRLPNGVFAPYTGIKTNLLFFTKGTPTKDIWFYEHPYPHGAKSYNKTKPIAVSEFDAEKKWWGKPDTRGGFKGRKESELAWKVTAAEIIENGYNLDIKNPHNSDTGPGDPDDLLAELESIRTASRETLDQLKSELATALASQT
- a CDS encoding Fic/DOC family N-terminal domain-containing protein gives rise to the protein MRAGSYVKQPTNYRAFIPAHLPPNPAIILDAELLKLLSDADRALGRLDGVATVLPNPDLFVAMFVRQEAVLSSQIEGTQSTLQDILAYEADAEQTTQPGDVEEVVNYVAAMNHGLRRLPGTIR
- a CDS encoding nuclear transport factor 2 family protein, which codes for MSIVPPFNQETAIAKIRMAEDAWNTRNAEKVSMAYSVDTQWRNRSAIFSGRDAVCEFLTIKWSQELEYRLVKELWAFGDNRIAVRFQYEYRNEFDAWFRAYGNENWQFNPEGLMEQRQASINDIEINETDRKFFWDAPGPRPADHPGLTELGM
- a CDS encoding ANTAR domain-containing response regulator, whose amino-acid sequence is MNAIDSDTSFASMKSTSSLKLMLVDQSTPRRDILEKILRDSGYVNVFATSGLSDVFSLVDRIAPDVVLIELDSPNRDTLEQLRAIREQRPTPVLMFAHDQDAQTVHAAVDSGVCAYMVDSVDLNTVKPAIALAMATFNAYRRVRAEADAYRKELGTQKRLDRAKSLLMEKHSLSESEAYRTMRKMAMDENKKLNVIAEGIILGHYC
- the cynS gene encoding cyanase — translated: MTTMTETVPSLETIVTKIESIKIAKGLTWNDLAAKVGQNPVWVAAALTGQCSLSAEDCAAVSEVLELTEMECKVLQAYPYRGCLEQTIPSDPFIYRFYEIMQVYGMAMKGVAQEEFGDGIMSAIDFSIDVDREPDPKGDRVKITFSGKFLPYKKF
- a CDS encoding ABC transporter ATP-binding protein, whose protein sequence is MQLKTPPEEKANEVRVNDSGSDQSSQGQLSVRSASKVFPSLTGEGEVCVFEDVSIEIANGEFVSIIGHSGCGKSTLLNILAGFDSATTGEVLVDNKPIKGPGLDRMVVFQSFALMPWLSAFENVRVAVQSAFPSWSKANVIAHTNRYLQLMGLGDIGKKMPAHLSGGMRQRVGLARAFAVQPKALMLDEPFAQIDALTRGSIQDELVRMWDKAGATVCMVTHDVDEAILLSDRIALMTNGPNARIAEIIDVDIPRPRTRELLIESDDYMKLRARILRFLIDHNRRPTALDDTAHAMEAYPTSAIQGHVDS
- a CDS encoding ABC transporter permease, which translates into the protein MISNPKTWRLPRDPKWWQAKFLSFLILATLLIGWQYAVSKPAFDPAGKTDDELMLMEFNGDIVRNEAGDYIFNADKMTGLPGPLAVGAKVVEELSHPFHKNGTNDHGIGHLIMYTVARFSIGFLLASFVAIIVGVIIGLNPVIFAAVNPFLQVLKPISPLAWMPLLLYTVQKPTITAVLVVFMASLWPTVANTAFGLASIDKDYLRVSKMLEFGWFRRLFTVILPAAAPAIVAGLRISFGSALVAVVPAEMLLGELGVGYLSWMEWNNLDIAGVLFAILVMGVVGFLMDLLLSKLSKAASYAT